A genomic window from Methanobacterium sp. BRmetb2 includes:
- the serB gene encoding phosphoserine phosphatase SerB: MIKLVVFDLDNVIIDGEAIDEISKLKGVDKEITEITEKAMQGELDFETAIKERVSLLKGTSVEDIQKVVEKIPLMEGAEETIKELKNKGYKIATITGSFEIISNHIKDKLGLDFAFSNSLMEEDGLLTGEVEGPLVKGSKADVLKELSEKENISLENCVAVGDGANDISMLKSVKLGIAFNAKPAVKEIADVVIDKKDLRELLTHLNTDGDAEETDGDYEIKSVNLEQSNEKLLNEKQTYEKMLTKVAEERDKLNQEAKNFRTLRDDLNSSLKENLNNAIEFRDKRNKFNEEVEKNKKLREKANKELKSMEWASGKKDRIKIENEIKKIEKTIETKVLDIRKENELVKKSTDLRKKLKEIQEDEEVREEALELRKTSESYHAKVVEFSDEAQIAHDKMLEYFKKTDEIRSKADDAHKKFVECKEKASAKHDKFRAILDEIHKINKKIGKVKSEKRHIENKASKKRNLQEKEKAEEIYQKFKEGKKLSTDELLLLQKHNIV; encoded by the coding sequence TTGATTAAGCTTGTAGTTTTTGATCTTGACAACGTAATTATTGATGGCGAGGCTATAGATGAAATTAGTAAGTTAAAAGGCGTCGACAAAGAAATAACAGAAATAACAGAAAAAGCCATGCAAGGCGAATTAGATTTTGAAACAGCAATTAAAGAGAGAGTATCTTTACTTAAAGGGACTTCAGTCGAAGATATACAGAAGGTTGTTGAAAAAATACCGCTGATGGAAGGAGCTGAAGAAACTATTAAAGAACTCAAAAATAAAGGGTATAAAATTGCGACAATAACCGGTAGTTTCGAAATCATATCCAACCATATTAAAGACAAATTAGGATTGGATTTTGCTTTTTCAAACAGTCTCATGGAAGAAGATGGTTTACTAACCGGAGAAGTTGAAGGCCCCTTGGTAAAAGGTTCAAAAGCAGATGTTCTAAAGGAACTATCTGAAAAAGAAAACATATCATTAGAAAATTGTGTTGCTGTTGGTGATGGAGCTAATGATATATCCATGCTTAAATCTGTTAAATTAGGAATAGCATTTAATGCTAAACCTGCAGTTAAAGAAATAGCAGATGTTGTTATTGATAAAAAAGATTTAAGAGAACTTTTAACTCATTTAAATACTGATGGCGACGCTGAAGAGACTGATGGTGATTATGAAATAAAATCAGTTAACCTGGAACAAAGCAATGAAAAGCTGCTTAATGAAAAGCAAACTTATGAAAAAATGCTAACAAAAGTTGCAGAAGAGAGAGATAAGCTTAATCAGGAAGCTAAAAATTTCAGAACGCTAAGAGATGATCTTAATAGTAGTCTTAAAGAAAATCTTAATAATGCCATAGAATTCCGGGACAAAAGAAACAAATTCAACGAAGAAGTTGAGAAAAACAAAAAACTTCGTGAAAAAGCTAATAAAGAACTTAAAAGTATGGAATGGGCTTCTGGTAAGAAAGATCGTATTAAAATTGAAAATGAAATTAAAAAGATTGAAAAAACCATAGAAACCAAGGTTTTGGATATTAGAAAAGAAAATGAATTAGTCAAAAAATCTACAGATCTTCGAAAAAAGCTTAAAGAAATCCAGGAAGACGAAGAAGTTCGAGAAGAAGCTCTTGAACTTAGAAAAACATCAGAATCATATCATGCTAAAGTTGTTGAATTTTCAGATGAAGCACAAATTGCCCATGATAAAATGCTTGAATATTTCAAAAAAACAGATGAAATACGAAGCAAAGCCGATGATGCCCATAAAAAGTTTGTGGAATGCAAGGAAAAAGCATCAGCAAAACATGACAAATTCCGGGCAATTTTAGATGAAATCCACAAAATAAATAAAAAAATTGGTAAAGTCAAATCAGAGAAACGCCATATTGAAAACAAAGCTAGTAAAAAACGAAATTTACAAGAAAAAGAAAAAGCTGAAGAGATATATCAAAAATTCAAAGAGGGTAAAAAACTCAGTACTGATGAGTTACTACTGCTTCAAAAACACAACATTGTTTAA
- a CDS encoding TATA-box-binding protein (TFIID; binds specifically to the TATA box and functions in transcription), whose amino-acid sequence MTDVEIKIENIVASATLGKSLELKQVAPALEGVEYNVENFPGLVYKLKEPKTAALIFGSGKLVCTGAKSIEDSKKAIHIAVDKMRTLDPDIPKEFEIKIQNIVASANLGKTLNLEAVALGLENTEYEPEQFPGLVYRLGDPKVVLLLFGSGKVVCTGAKSFDDAKLGVAKTRERLEELDLI is encoded by the coding sequence TTGACAGATGTAGAAATAAAAATCGAAAACATCGTGGCTTCTGCAACATTAGGAAAATCATTAGAACTTAAACAAGTTGCACCTGCATTAGAAGGCGTAGAATATAATGTAGAAAATTTTCCAGGATTAGTATATAAATTGAAAGAGCCAAAAACCGCTGCCCTGATATTTGGTTCAGGTAAATTAGTTTGTACTGGAGCTAAATCTATAGAAGATTCTAAGAAGGCTATTCACATTGCAGTGGATAAAATGAGAACACTAGATCCAGATATTCCTAAAGAGTTTGAAATAAAAATTCAAAACATTGTAGCTTCAGCCAATTTAGGTAAAACCTTAAATCTGGAAGCAGTGGCCTTAGGATTAGAAAACACAGAATATGAACCAGAACAATTCCCTGGTTTAGTTTACAGACTTGGCGACCCAAAAGTAGTATTGCTTTTATTTGGTTCCGGGAAAGTAGTTTGTACTGGGGCTAAGAGTTTTGATGACGCTAAACTCGGTGTTGCTAAAACTCGAGAGCGTTTAGAAGAATTGGATTTGATTTAA